A part of Miscanthus floridulus cultivar M001 chromosome 6, ASM1932011v1, whole genome shotgun sequence genomic DNA contains:
- the LOC136456096 gene encoding F-box protein At5g07610-like, protein MEDSSRMEHSIVSLTDDLLLEILSRVPYKSLCRLKSVSKSWLALCSDPIVRKKAPQTLSGFFFQSYREPTFNPSNLHHHFTNLSGRGQPMVDVIDPSLNFLFSANYVEVRFVHCCNDLLLCCCKESSDGECDRVVFNPATEKWTVLPKTEARLGRYAMHLGFDPTVSSHFTVFLLSKRMRLIIHHQVRAVEIYSSQTGRWTYHQSQWGEKSIEIFSSSVFYNGALHVTTLDSSVNRVDTGGKIWRTVPMPYYSRFIGMSQGLLYAVYSPRYSSQLSIWVLKDYGGKEWSLKQAINSVESFGTHNIFFEDGVPPDVIAIHPECSLVFMILGPRRNIVSYNIDNRKVHDICNLADQSVFPYLPYIPCFAEWFSDGH, encoded by the exons ATGGAGGACAGTTCAAGAATGGAGCATTCCATCGTCAGTCTCACCGATGACCTCCTCCTGGAGATCCTCTCACGTGTGCCTTACAAGTCCCTGTGCCGCCTCAAGTCCGTGTCTAAGTCCTGGCTTGCCCTCTGCTCCGATCCCATCGTGCGCAAGAAAGCACCCCAGACCCTATCGGGCTTCTTCTTCCAAAGTTACAGAGAGCCTACATTCAACCCCTCTAACCTCCAtcaccacttcaccaacttgtcAGGGAGAGGCCAGCCTATGGTTGATGTAA TTGACCCCTCCCTTAACTTCTTATTCTCAGCCAACTATGTCGAGGTCCGGTTTGTCCACTGCTGCAATGACCTTCTTCTGTGCTGCTGCAAGGAGTCGTCGGATGGTGAATGTGACCGTGTTGTCTTCAATCCTGCTACTGAGAAGTGGACTGTATTGCCAAAAACAGAAGCAAGGCTAGGAAGATATGCCATGCATTTGGGTTTCGACCCAACCGTGTCCTCACACTTTACAGTGTTTTTGCTCTCAAA GAGGATGAGATTGATCATTCACCATCAAGTTAGAGcggtggagatctactcatcacAAACTGGGAGGTGGACGTACCACCAAAGTCAATGGGGTGAAAAATCTATAGAAATATTTAGCTCCAGTGTCTTTTATAATGGTGCTCTGCATGTGACTACCCTTGATTCTTCAGTAAACAGAGTGGACACAGGGGGAAAGATTTGGAGAACTGTCCCTATGCCCTACTATTCTAGATTCATTGGGATGTCTCAAGGGCTCTTGTATGCTGTGTACTCTCCCAGGTACAGCTCTCAGCTGTCAATTTGGGTTCTCAAGGATTATGGTGGCAAAGAGTGGAGTCTAAAGCAGGCTATCAATTCAGTTGAATCGTTTGGAACACATAATATTTTCTTTGAAGATGGTGTTCCACCTGATGTTATTGCAATCCATCCAGAATGTAGTTTGGTTTTCATGATTCTGGGGCCACGCAGAAATATTGTGTCCTACAATATAGATAACAGAAAAGTGCATGACATCTGCAATCTTGCAGACCAATCTGTGTTCCCGTATCTACCTTACATCCCTTGCTTCGCAGAATGGTTTTCAGATGGGCACTAA